A genome region from Aliivibrio salmonicida LFI1238 includes the following:
- the yegD gene encoding molecular chaperone: MFIGFDYGTANCSVATIQNNQAKLLKLEGDSTFIPSALCAPTREAVSEYLFRIWGVQPSTNINERLLHTAIAYNREEDIDVDAGSVTFGQAALNVYIDDPEDVYYVKSPKSFLGVSGLRDVQVSLFEDLVTAMMKNIKNNAEQELQADITSTVIGRPVNFQGAESDEANSQAISILSRAAMRVGFKNIEFQFEPVAAGLDYEQTLTEDKTVLIVDIGGGTTDCSMIEMGPSWKGNHDRTKGILAHSGSRIGGNDLDIHLAHRKFMPMLGSQSRTHKGLELPMTQFWNPIAINNIVAQLDFFGFANRKHLLQMMNETQEPEKLARLIKLYDEKLSYKLLRDAEQTKIALSEHLEHSVDLSYLDEGLSLSIDQQSLTEAIAKPQENINRLVKEAIQQAGKTPDIIYVTGGSARSPILQAALQKQLPNIEIVGGNYFGSVTAGLAHWANYCFA, from the coding sequence ATGTTTATTGGATTTGACTACGGAACGGCAAATTGCTCAGTGGCAACCATTCAAAATAATCAAGCTAAACTGCTTAAACTAGAAGGGGATAGTACTTTTATACCTTCCGCGTTATGCGCACCTACTCGAGAAGCTGTTTCTGAATATCTATTTCGTATTTGGGGTGTTCAACCAAGTACGAATATTAATGAACGTTTACTTCATACGGCTATTGCTTATAACCGTGAAGAGGATATTGATGTTGATGCTGGATCTGTGACGTTTGGTCAAGCGGCTTTAAATGTTTATATTGATGATCCAGAAGACGTATATTACGTAAAGTCACCTAAATCTTTCTTAGGTGTTTCTGGTTTACGTGATGTACAAGTTAGCTTGTTTGAAGATCTTGTAACTGCCATGATGAAAAACATCAAAAATAATGCAGAGCAAGAATTACAGGCTGATATTACATCTACCGTTATTGGGCGTCCTGTTAACTTCCAAGGGGCAGAAAGTGATGAGGCAAACAGCCAAGCCATCTCTATTTTGTCACGTGCAGCGATGCGTGTTGGTTTTAAAAATATTGAATTTCAATTTGAACCAGTGGCCGCGGGTCTAGACTATGAGCAAACATTAACTGAAGACAAAACGGTTCTTATTGTTGATATTGGCGGTGGTACGACTGATTGCTCGATGATCGAGATGGGACCATCTTGGAAAGGTAATCATGACCGCACAAAAGGGATCTTAGCTCACAGTGGGTCTCGTATTGGTGGTAATGATTTAGATATTCATTTAGCACACCGTAAATTTATGCCAATGCTGGGATCTCAAAGTCGAACTCATAAAGGCTTAGAGTTACCAATGACTCAATTTTGGAATCCAATTGCTATTAATAATATTGTGGCACAATTGGATTTCTTTGGTTTTGCTAACCGTAAACATTTATTGCAAATGATGAATGAGACACAAGAGCCAGAAAAATTAGCTCGATTGATTAAACTGTACGATGAAAAATTAAGTTATAAATTACTTCGTGACGCTGAACAAACAAAAATTGCGCTATCAGAGCATTTAGAGCATTCGGTTGATCTCAGCTATCTTGATGAAGGCTTATCATTATCTATTGATCAACAAAGTCTTACTGAGGCAATTGCGAAACCGCAAGAGAACATCAATAGACTTGTTAAAGAAGCCATTCAGCAAGCAGGTAAAACGCCAGATATTATTTATGTCACCGGTGGTTCTGCTCGTTCACCAATTTTACAAGCAGCATTGCAGAAACAATTACCAAATATTGAAATTGTAGGTGGTAATTACTTTGGTTCAGTGACAGCGGGCTTAGCTCACTGGGCAAATTACTGCTTCGCATAA
- a CDS encoding phosphatase PAP2 family protein, translating to MKSFVKVGLISGAIFSSIILFSHDAEASEDQPGDIAANIGAVGIPVIAGSVALFKEDYDGFWMFAKGAAYTLAATQALKYTVREERPNGEDDLSFPSGHSSSAFQGASYLQFRYGWKYGLPAYISAGLVGYSRVENDHHYWRDVIAGAVLATTIQYLVTDAYIDSNKVMITPVINQDHVGIAASFSF from the coding sequence ATGAAATCGTTCGTTAAAGTAGGGCTTATTAGCGGTGCTATTTTTTCAAGTATTATTCTTTTCAGTCATGACGCAGAAGCTTCAGAAGATCAGCCTGGCGATATAGCCGCAAACATAGGTGCGGTAGGTATTCCTGTTATTGCTGGTTCGGTTGCCTTATTTAAAGAAGATTACGATGGGTTTTGGATGTTTGCAAAAGGAGCGGCATATACACTCGCTGCCACTCAAGCTCTTAAGTATACAGTAAGAGAAGAAAGGCCGAATGGAGAAGATGATTTAAGTTTTCCATCAGGTCATTCATCATCGGCTTTTCAGGGGGCATCTTATTTACAATTTCGTTATGGCTGGAAGTATGGTTTACCTGCTTATATTAGTGCAGGATTAGTTGGTTATTCGCGAGTTGAGAATGATCACCATTATTGGCGTGATGTGATTGCGGGTGCAGTTTTAGCAACAACCATTCAATATTTAGTGACAGATGCGTATATAGATTCAAATAAGGTCATGATTACCCCTGTTATTAACCAAGATCATGTCGGAATTGCAGCATCTTTTTCATTTTGA
- a CDS encoding DUF3581 domain-containing protein, whose amino-acid sequence MQLNQYFSETDNSFEFTRQQASDFAKKVAGDFNPIHDVISKRFCVPGDLLFAVLLSKTGISNKMHFNFAGMVSDSTSLHINHAEQGEYSLSDQNNKEYLHVSRSGDKNIDPEFIENVVKQYVQFSGMNFPHIMVPLMEDKQLMINCQRPLVIYESMDIEFTRLDLVKPSVEFTGATMDIEGKRGLVKLNFKFTEDGEDVGHGTKRMIATGLKTYDQEAINDLVERFTALKTAYNN is encoded by the coding sequence ATGCAGTTAAATCAATATTTTTCGGAAACAGATAATTCATTTGAATTTACACGCCAACAAGCAAGTGATTTTGCGAAAAAAGTGGCAGGTGATTTCAACCCTATTCATGACGTAATCTCAAAGCGTTTCTGTGTTCCTGGTGATTTACTGTTTGCTGTTTTGCTTTCAAAAACAGGCATCAGTAATAAAATGCATTTTAATTTTGCTGGTATGGTATCGGACAGTACGTCACTTCATATCAATCATGCAGAACAAGGTGAATACTCTTTATCTGATCAAAACAATAAAGAATATTTACACGTTAGCCGCAGTGGTGATAAAAACATCGATCCTGAATTCATTGAAAACGTTGTAAAACAATATGTTCAATTCTCAGGCATGAACTTCCCACATATAATGGTCCCTCTAATGGAAGACAAGCAGTTAATGATCAACTGCCAACGTCCATTAGTGATTTATGAAAGTATGGACATCGAGTTTACTCGCCTTGATCTTGTTAAACCTAGCGTTGAATTTACGGGTGCAACAATGGATATAGAAGGAAAACGAGGACTAGTAAAGCTTAACTTTAAGTTTACTGAAGATGGTGAAGATGTGGGTCATGGTACTAAACGCATGATTGCTACCGGTTTAAAAACATACGATCAAGAAGCTATTAATGATCTCGTTGAACGCTTTACTGCTTTAAAAACGGCATATAACAACTAA
- the gyrA gene encoding DNA topoisomerase (ATP-hydrolyzing) subunit A has translation MSDLAKGITPVNIEDELRGSYLDYAMSVIVGRALPDVRDGLKPVHRRVLFAMDVLGNDWNKPYKKSARVVGDVIGKYHPHGDSAVYDTIVRMAQPFSLRYMLVDGQGNFGSIDGDSAAAMRYTEVRMSKIAHELLADLDKETVDYVPNYDGTEQIPAVLPTRVPNLLVNGSSGIAVGMATNIPPHNLTEVVNGCLAFIENEDITIDELINYIPGPDFPTAALISGRKGIVDAYKTGRGKVYMRSKANIEADKNGKETIIVTEIPYQVNKARVIEKIAELVKDKKVEGISALRDESDKDGMRIVIECKRDAVGEVVLNNLFSLTQLQTTFGVNMVALDNGQPKLFNLKEMLKCFVDHRREVVTRRTIFELRKARDRAHILEGLALALANIDEIIDLIKNAPSPAEAKQGLVARGWDLGNVADMLERAGTDAARPDWLEPEFGIREGQYFLTEQQAQAILELRLHRLTGLEHEKILDEYKALLDEIAELMHILASTERLMEIIRDELITVRDTYGDERRTEIGAAIHDIDIEDLITQEDVVVTLSREGYVKYQILGDYEAQRRGGKGKSATKMKDTDYIERLLVANTHDNILCFSTRGKAYSLKVFQLPQASRTARGKPIVNILPLEEGERITAILPVSEYSEDKFIFMATGDGTVKKTSLDQFAKVRANGLIAVNLREDDSLIGVDITTGSNEIMLFSKAGKVVRFSEEHVRGMGRTASGVRGMKLTGEDQVVSLIVPSNEGDILTVTENGYGKRTKISEYPTKSRATQGVVSIKVSDRNGSVVGAVQAEDGDEFMMITDAGTLVRTRVSEVSQVGRNTQGVTLIRTAEDENVVGLQRIDEPEELEILEGDVVEGEEEATVITEATETPDAESDEDTTEE, from the coding sequence ATGAGCGATCTTGCTAAAGGGATCACGCCCGTAAATATTGAAGATGAGCTTCGAGGTTCATACCTAGACTATGCGATGTCAGTAATCGTTGGTCGTGCTCTTCCAGATGTGCGTGATGGTCTAAAACCTGTACACCGCCGTGTTTTATTCGCGATGGATGTATTAGGTAATGATTGGAATAAACCATATAAAAAATCTGCCCGTGTCGTCGGCGACGTAATTGGTAAGTATCACCCACATGGTGATAGTGCTGTATACGACACGATAGTACGTATGGCGCAGCCGTTCTCACTACGCTATATGCTTGTTGATGGCCAAGGTAACTTTGGTTCTATCGATGGTGACTCTGCTGCGGCAATGCGTTATACCGAAGTTCGTATGTCGAAAATTGCCCACGAATTGTTGGCCGATTTAGACAAAGAAACCGTCGATTACGTTCCTAACTATGATGGTACAGAACAGATCCCTGCGGTATTACCTACTCGTGTACCTAACTTATTAGTTAATGGTTCATCAGGTATCGCAGTTGGTATGGCAACTAATATACCTCCTCATAACTTAACTGAAGTGGTTAATGGTTGTTTAGCATTCATCGAGAATGAAGATATTACTATCGATGAGCTAATAAACTACATTCCAGGTCCTGACTTTCCGACAGCTGCATTAATCAGTGGTCGTAAAGGCATCGTTGATGCATATAAAACAGGCCGCGGTAAAGTTTACATGCGTTCTAAAGCAAATATCGAAGCGGACAAAAATGGTAAAGAAACCATTATTGTTACTGAGATCCCTTATCAAGTTAACAAAGCACGTGTGATCGAAAAGATCGCTGAGCTTGTTAAAGATAAGAAAGTCGAAGGTATTTCAGCACTGCGTGACGAATCTGATAAAGATGGTATGCGTATTGTTATCGAATGTAAGCGTGATGCAGTGGGTGAGGTGGTTCTTAATAACTTATTCTCATTAACTCAGCTTCAAACTACATTCGGCGTAAACATGGTGGCACTTGATAATGGCCAACCAAAACTGTTCAACTTAAAAGAAATGTTGAAGTGTTTTGTTGATCACCGTCGTGAAGTGGTAACTCGCCGTACAATTTTTGAATTACGCAAAGCGCGTGATCGTGCTCATATCCTTGAAGGTTTGGCGCTGGCATTAGCAAACATTGATGAGATCATTGATCTAATCAAAAATGCGCCATCACCAGCAGAAGCAAAGCAAGGCCTAGTCGCTCGCGGTTGGGATCTTGGTAATGTTGCCGACATGCTAGAGCGTGCTGGTACAGATGCTGCTCGTCCTGATTGGTTAGAGCCAGAGTTTGGTATTCGTGAAGGTCAATACTTCTTAACGGAACAACAAGCTCAAGCAATTCTAGAATTACGTCTACACCGTTTAACTGGTTTAGAACATGAAAAAATTCTAGATGAATACAAAGCACTATTAGATGAAATCGCAGAGCTAATGCATATCCTTGCAAGCACTGAACGTCTAATGGAAATCATTCGTGATGAATTAATTACGGTTCGTGATACTTATGGTGATGAGCGTCGCACTGAAATTGGTGCTGCTATTCACGATATCGATATAGAAGACTTAATCACACAAGAAGATGTTGTAGTAACACTTTCTCGTGAAGGTTATGTTAAGTACCAAATTCTAGGTGATTACGAAGCGCAACGTCGTGGTGGTAAAGGTAAGAGTGCAACTAAGATGAAGGACACCGATTATATCGAGCGTCTACTTGTTGCTAACACTCATGATAATATCCTTTGCTTCTCTACACGTGGTAAAGCATACAGCTTGAAAGTATTCCAACTTCCTCAAGCAAGCCGCACCGCTCGTGGTAAGCCTATCGTGAACATTCTTCCTCTAGAAGAAGGTGAGCGTATTACAGCGATTCTACCAGTATCTGAATATTCTGAAGATAAGTTCATCTTCATGGCAACAGGTGATGGTACGGTTAAGAAAACATCTTTAGATCAATTTGCTAAAGTTCGTGCAAACGGCTTAATTGCAGTTAATCTACGTGAAGATGATTCATTAATCGGCGTCGATATTACGACGGGTTCAAATGAAATCATGCTGTTCTCTAAAGCCGGTAAAGTCGTTCGTTTCAGCGAAGAACATGTTCGTGGAATGGGCCGTACTGCTTCAGGTGTTCGTGGTATGAAACTGACTGGTGAAGATCAGGTTGTTTCATTGATTGTTCCTTCTAATGAAGGTGACATTCTAACGGTGACAGAAAATGGGTACGGTAAACGTACTAAAATTTCTGAATACCCTACGAAGAGCCGTGCAACACAAGGTGTTGTTTCTATCAAGGTTTCAGATCGTAACGGCAGTGTTGTCGGTGCAGTTCAAGCTGAAGATGGTGATGAGTTCATGATGATCACGGATGCAGGTACGTTAGTTCGTACACGCGTATCGGAAGTAAGCCAAGTGGGTCGTAATACCCAAGGTGTTACACTGATCCGTACTGCTGAAGATGAAAATGTAGTTGGTTTACAACGCATTGATGAACCAGAAGAGCTTGAAATTCTTGAAGGTGATGTAGTAGAAGGTGAAGAAGAGGCGACAGTAATTACTGAAGCAACTGAAACTCCTGACGCTGAATCAGATGAAGATACGACAGAAGAATAA
- the ubiG gene encoding bifunctional 2-polyprenyl-6-hydroxyphenol methylase/3-demethylubiquinol 3-O-methyltransferase UbiG, with the protein MTQQLNVDPAEIKKFEDMASRWWDFEGEFKPLHQINPLRLNYVLTNANGLFGKKVLDVGCGGGILAESMAKQGADVIGLDMGKEPLTVARLHALETGTILEYIQSTAEQHAEEYPETYDVITCMEMLEHVPDPLSVIRACAKMIKPGGHVFFSTLNRNIKSYLFAIVGAEHVLKLVPKGTHDHDKFIRPSELLKMLDQTALQERGITGLHYNPLTDAYSLGTNVDVNYIVHTTL; encoded by the coding sequence ATGACTCAGCAGTTAAATGTCGATCCAGCAGAAATCAAAAAATTTGAAGATATGGCCTCTCGTTGGTGGGATTTTGAAGGTGAATTTAAACCTCTACATCAAATCAATCCATTACGCCTTAATTATGTATTGACCAACGCCAATGGTCTATTTGGTAAAAAAGTATTAGATGTTGGTTGTGGCGGCGGTATTTTAGCTGAGAGCATGGCAAAACAAGGTGCAGACGTTATTGGGTTAGACATGGGGAAAGAGCCTCTAACCGTCGCTCGTCTTCATGCATTAGAAACGGGCACTATATTAGAATATATCCAATCTACTGCAGAGCAGCACGCAGAAGAATACCCTGAAACATACGATGTAATAACCTGTATGGAAATGCTAGAGCATGTGCCAGACCCTTTGTCTGTGATTCGTGCTTGCGCTAAAATGATAAAACCAGGTGGGCATGTATTTTTCTCCACCTTAAACCGCAATATCAAATCCTATCTGTTTGCCATTGTTGGCGCAGAACACGTTCTTAAATTGGTCCCAAAAGGCACTCATGATCACGATAAGTTCATCCGTCCTTCTGAATTATTAAAAATGCTCGATCAAACAGCATTACAAGAGCGTGGGATCACTGGTCTTCATTACAATCCATTAACAGACGCTTATTCATTAGGCACAAATGTTGATGTTAATTACATCGTTCATACAACGCTGTAA
- the nrdA gene encoding class 1a ribonucleoside-diphosphate reductase subunit alpha, producing MTPQLTVTKRNGTTEKINLEKIHKVITWAAENLDNVSVSQVEMKSHIQFYEGMKTSDIHETIIKAAADLISEETPDYQYLAARLSVFHLRKKAYGQFEPPTLFKHVNNLIELGKYDKHITEDYTEAEFDLMDQMIDHSRDMDFSYAAVKQLEGKYFVQNRVTGAIYESAQFLYILVAACLFAKYPKDTRLDYIQRFYDATSKFKISLPTPIMSGVRTPTRQFSSCVLIECDDSLDSINATAGSIVRYVSQRAGIGINAGRIRALGSEIRDGEAFHTGCIPFYKYFQTAVKCCSQGGVRGGAATLFYPIWHREVESLLVLKNNRGVEENRVRHMDYGVQINKLMYTRLIKGEHISLFSPSDVPGMYEAFFADQVEFERLYLKYEQDTSIKRETIKAIELFSLLMQERASTGRIYIQNVDHCNTHSPFDPSVAPIRQSNLCLEIALPTKPLTHVNDEEGEIALCTLSAFNLGAIEKLEELEELAELAVRALDALLDYQDYPLPAAYKSTMNRRTLGVGVINYAYYLAKNGVKYSDGSANGLTHKTFEAIQFYLLKASVNLAKEQGACPAFNETTYAQGILPIDSYKKDIDNICSEELHLDWEELRSDIKTHGLRNSTLSALMPSETSSQISNATNGIEPPRGFVSIKASKDGILKQVVPDYLNLKDNYELLWNIGSNDGYLQLVGIMQKFVDQAISANTNYDPNSQPNGKVPMKLLLKDLLTAYKLGLKTLYYHNTRDGASDSQGDLAQDDDCEGGGCKI from the coding sequence ATGACCCCACAGCTTACCGTTACTAAGCGAAATGGCACCACAGAAAAGATCAATTTAGAAAAGATCCATAAAGTGATCACCTGGGCTGCTGAAAATCTGGATAATGTTTCTGTTTCACAAGTTGAAATGAAATCCCACATCCAGTTTTATGAAGGCATGAAGACATCTGACATTCATGAAACCATCATCAAAGCAGCGGCCGACCTTATCTCTGAAGAAACGCCAGATTACCAATACCTTGCTGCTCGTTTGTCTGTTTTTCACCTTCGTAAAAAAGCGTATGGCCAATTTGAGCCACCAACGCTATTTAAGCACGTAAATAACCTGATCGAATTAGGTAAATACGATAAGCACATTACAGAAGATTACACGGAAGCAGAATTCGACTTGATGGATCAAATGATCGATCACAGCCGTGATATGGACTTCTCTTACGCTGCTGTTAAACAACTAGAAGGGAAATACTTCGTACAAAACCGCGTAACGGGCGCGATCTACGAAAGTGCTCAATTCCTTTATATTTTAGTTGCGGCGTGCTTATTTGCTAAATACCCAAAAGATACTCGTCTGGATTACATTCAACGTTTCTACGACGCGACCTCTAAATTTAAAATATCGTTACCAACACCGATTATGTCTGGTGTTCGTACGCCAACACGTCAATTTAGTTCATGCGTTCTAATTGAATGTGATGATAGCCTTGATTCAATCAATGCAACGGCAGGCTCTATTGTACGTTACGTATCACAACGTGCAGGTATTGGCATCAATGCCGGTCGTATTCGTGCACTTGGCTCTGAAATTCGTGACGGTGAAGCATTCCATACTGGTTGTATCCCATTCTATAAATACTTCCAAACAGCAGTAAAATGTTGTTCTCAAGGTGGTGTTCGTGGCGGCGCTGCAACCTTGTTTTACCCTATTTGGCACCGCGAAGTAGAATCACTATTGGTTCTTAAAAATAACCGTGGCGTTGAAGAAAACCGTGTTCGTCATATGGATTACGGCGTTCAAATTAACAAGCTTATGTATACTCGCCTAATTAAAGGGGAACACATCAGCTTATTTTCACCTTCTGATGTTCCTGGTATGTACGAGGCTTTCTTTGCTGACCAAGTAGAGTTCGAGCGCCTGTATCTTAAATACGAACAAGACACATCAATTAAGCGTGAAACAATTAAAGCGATTGAGCTGTTCTCATTACTAATGCAAGAACGTGCTTCAACAGGCCGTATCTACATTCAAAACGTCGATCACTGTAATACACACAGCCCATTCGACCCAAGTGTTGCTCCAATTCGCCAATCTAACTTATGTTTAGAAATTGCTCTACCAACTAAGCCACTAACACACGTTAATGACGAAGAAGGTGAAATTGCATTATGTACTCTGTCTGCATTTAACCTAGGTGCGATAGAGAAATTAGAAGAGCTTGAAGAATTAGCGGAATTAGCGGTACGTGCTCTTGATGCACTTCTTGATTACCAAGACTACCCATTACCAGCAGCTTACAAATCAACAATGAACCGTCGTACGTTAGGTGTAGGAGTTATTAACTACGCTTATTACCTAGCGAAAAATGGCGTTAAGTACTCTGATGGCAGTGCAAACGGATTAACGCATAAAACGTTTGAAGCAATTCAATTCTATCTTCTAAAAGCATCTGTAAATTTAGCGAAAGAACAAGGCGCTTGCCCTGCTTTCAATGAAACTACCTATGCTCAAGGTATCCTACCTATCGATTCTTACAAAAAAGACATCGATAATATATGTAGTGAAGAATTACATTTAGATTGGGAAGAATTACGTTCAGACATTAAAACTCACGGTTTACGCAACTCAACGTTATCGGCATTGATGCCGTCTGAAACCTCTTCACAAATCTCAAATGCAACGAATGGCATTGAACCACCACGTGGTTTTGTATCAATCAAAGCATCAAAAGATGGTATTTTAAAACAAGTTGTTCCTGATTATTTGAACTTAAAAGATAATTATGAGCTACTTTGGAACATCGGCTCTAACGATGGCTACTTGCAATTAGTCGGTATCATGCAGAAATTTGTCGACCAAGCAATTTCAGCGAATACAAACTATGATCCAAACAGTCAGCCAAATGGCAAAGTACCAATGAAGCTATTGCTTAAAGACTTGTTAACAGCTTATAAGCTAGGTCTAAAAACATTGTACTACCATAACACTCGTGATGGCGCGAGCGATTCACAAGGCGATTTAGCTCAAGATGATGATTGTGAAGGCGGCGGCTGTAAAATATAA
- the nrdB gene encoding class Ia ribonucleoside-diphosphate reductase subunit beta, whose translation MAYSTFRQEKNDQLKEPMFLGNSVNVARYDQQKFQVFEKLIEKQLSFFWRPEEVDVSGDRIDYNNLPEHEQHIFISNLKYQTLLDSIQGRSPNVALLPLVSLPELETWIETWSFSETIHSRSYTHIVRNIVNDPAIIFDDIVENEEILKRAKDIAHYYDNLIQATNDYHRFGEGTHTVNGEEIIVSKRELKKTLYLCLMSVNALEAIRFYVSFACSFAFAERKLMEGNAKIIKLIARDEALHLTSTQHMVNLLRTGQDDPEFVEIAAECEQDCFDLFKAAAEQEKEWANYLFKDGSMIGLNKDILCQYVEYITNLRMKAVGLSGAYDGATQNPIPWINSWLSSDNVQVAPQETEISSYLVGQIDNDVSADDLGDFEL comes from the coding sequence ATGGCGTACAGTACTTTTCGACAAGAAAAAAACGATCAATTAAAAGAACCAATGTTTTTGGGTAATTCTGTAAACGTTGCTCGATATGATCAACAAAAATTTCAAGTATTTGAAAAACTGATCGAAAAGCAACTTTCCTTTTTCTGGCGTCCTGAAGAAGTTGATGTTTCTGGTGATCGCATTGATTACAATAATTTACCTGAACATGAACAACATATATTCATCAGTAACCTTAAATACCAAACACTGCTTGATTCAATTCAAGGTCGTAGCCCTAATGTTGCCCTACTTCCTTTAGTTTCTCTTCCTGAACTAGAAACATGGATCGAAACATGGTCTTTTTCTGAAACGATTCACTCACGTTCATACACACATATTGTTCGTAATATAGTGAATGACCCAGCCATTATCTTTGATGATATTGTTGAAAATGAAGAAATCCTAAAGCGCGCAAAAGACATTGCTCATTATTACGATAACCTGATTCAAGCCACTAACGATTACCACCGCTTTGGCGAAGGCACTCATACTGTCAACGGTGAAGAAATTATCGTTTCAAAACGTGAATTAAAGAAAACGTTGTATCTTTGCTTAATGTCGGTAAATGCACTCGAAGCCATTCGTTTCTACGTAAGTTTTGCTTGTTCTTTTGCTTTTGCAGAACGCAAATTAATGGAAGGAAATGCGAAAATAATCAAACTGATTGCTCGTGATGAAGCCCTTCATCTAACCAGTACTCAGCATATGGTAAATCTACTTCGTACTGGTCAAGATGATCCTGAATTTGTAGAAATCGCGGCAGAATGTGAACAAGACTGTTTCGACTTATTTAAAGCCGCGGCAGAGCAAGAAAAAGAATGGGCTAATTACCTATTTAAAGACGGCTCTATGATTGGTTTAAACAAGGATATTCTATGCCAATATGTAGAATATATTACAAATTTACGTATGAAGGCTGTTGGACTATCAGGCGCTTATGATGGTGCAACTCAGAATCCTATTCCTTGGATTAACTCATGGTTAAGCTCTGATAACGTTCAGGTTGCCCCACAAGAAACAGAAATAAGTTCATACCTTGTTGGACAAATCGATAATGACGTTAGTGCCGACGATTTAGGGGATTTCGAACTCTAA
- a CDS encoding tetratricopeptide repeat protein: protein MAINQWNDYLLEQVRQLPMASSKQQVQFQLNTIEVEASKLNRLIPQEFELIFTAYMQARTGKLIAAISTFFDAISLAQQTNQEFLICFCHYNIGTLYGMLGNYFYANKFLTKAEKSQQFCDHYICAIIKNNIGDIFRQLGNFTEALTYLSSAAETLKKIWPSRISRAPSV, encoded by the coding sequence ATGGCTATTAATCAATGGAATGATTACTTACTTGAGCAAGTACGCCAACTGCCAATGGCATCATCAAAACAGCAAGTGCAATTTCAACTCAACACAATTGAAGTGGAAGCATCGAAGCTAAATCGATTGATCCCTCAAGAATTTGAATTAATTTTCACAGCCTATATGCAAGCCCGAACAGGCAAACTCATCGCCGCTATCAGTACTTTTTTTGATGCGATCAGTCTTGCTCAACAAACCAACCAAGAATTTTTGATCTGCTTTTGCCATTATAATATTGGTACTCTTTATGGCATGCTCGGTAATTATTTCTATGCGAATAAATTTTTAACGAAAGCAGAAAAATCACAACAATTTTGCGATCATTATATCTGCGCTATTATTAAAAATAATATTGGGGATATTTTTCGTCAACTTGGTAACTTCACTGAAGCTCTCACTTATTTATCTTCCGCCGCAGAAACCTTAAAAAAAATATGGCCCTCAAGGATCAGCCGCGCTCCCTCTGTTTAA